The sequence GTCCAGGCCGTTGATCCGGGCGTAAAAGTCGATCACGTCCCCCGAAGCCTGGCAACCGAAGCAATAGTAGAACCCCTGGCCCGGATTGACGTGAAACGAGGGCCTGGTCTCCTGATGAAACGGGCAGGGGCCGCTCCAGCGCTCCCCATTCGGGCGCAGTTCCAGATAGCGCTGGGCCAACTCCACGAAATCGAGCCGGGACTTGATCCGTTGCACCGCGGTCCTGTCCATGGCCTCTCCTCAATGTTGGAAGCGCTGGGAAAGCGGTTCTTCCACTTTGCTTCCTAAATGACGTACTCAGGTCAGCTTGGCGTTGAAGCCAGGGTCGAAATCGGTATCGAAATCGAAATCGAAAGAAAGTTACCGCAAGGTGACCAGGGTCACCCCATCGCCACCCTGGTCCTCATTGGCCACGGCATACGCGGCGACCACCGGGTGGCTCTTGAGAAACTGATGCACTTCCCGGCGCAGGGCCCCGGTACCGCGGCCATGAATCACCTCCACCTGCTCCGAGCCGCGCAGCAAGGCCCGGTCTAGATAGGAGGCCAGCTCGCTGAGGGCCTCGTCGGCCCGTTGGCCGCGGAGGTCCAGGCGGAGGGGAGCCGGAGCAGCCTGGGTGGAGCGCACGGTCGCTCCGCCGGATCCGGGGCCTGGTCCGGGGCTTTGTCCGGGAGAAGACGTCCCCTGAGGATTGCCTTCCCCCAGCTTTGGCGCGACGTCCCGGTGGGACAGCCAGAGGGACACTCCGCCCAATTCCACCTTCAGGTTCTGCTTGCGCTCGTCCTTTTCCTGGACCGTCCCGGTCTTGTTCCAGGCCGGGTAGGCTACCATGTCGCCGACCTGGTAGTCTTCCCAGGTGGCGGAGGATTGGTTCTTGGACATGTCGGCCCTGGAATTCGTCTCCAGTTGCTTGCGGGTCTCGGCCAGTTCGCGCAGGGCTTGACGACGAGAGATTTTTTCCTCGCGCAGCTTGGCCAGCACGTCCTGGGATTGCTTTTTGATCTCCTGGAGCAGGGCGGTCTTGTCTCGGTCGAATTCGGCCCGAAGCTTGGCCTTGCGTTGACGTAGGTCCGTGCGCAGTTCGGTAAGTTCGGCCAGTTCTCTTTCCCGTTCCACGGCCAAGGCGTTGAGGCGCTCGATCAGCCGGGTGGTGTCCGCTCCGTCCAGCAGCAGATACTGTTCGGCTTTGGCCAGAATCGAAGCGGGCAGGCCGTATTCTCTGGCCACTTCCATGGCCTGACTGGCGCCAACCTGGTCGTAGGCCAGGGTGTACAGAGGCTTGTTGGTTTTGGGGTCAAAGAGCACCGATGCCGAACGCACGCCGTCCCGGGTCAGGGAATAGGCCTTGAGCGACGGAAAGTGGGTGGCCACGGCGGCCCAGGCACCTCGATCCAGCAGTCCGTCCACCACGGCCTGGGCCAGGGCCGCGCCCTGGCTGGGGTCGGTCCCGGCTCCGAATTCGTCCAGAAGAACGAGGCTGCGCGCGTCGATTCGCTCCCAGACCGCGGCCACGTGGCTGATCTGGGCGGAGAAGGTGCTTAATTGTCCCTCAAGGCTTTGTTCGTCGCCCATGAACACGTGGATGTCCTTCCACAGCGGCAGGGTTCCGCCTTCGTCCGCGGT comes from Desulfonatronum thiodismutans and encodes:
- a CDS encoding endonuclease MutS2; this translates as MESRTLLLLEFPKILEALAACCRSESGGRAANAVTPASTLEDVSRRQSRLRQALAWVGETRVDCPGFPDVSGVWAYVQSQSQISRVLDLDALWALGRFLAAAKELRGALLATNALTNSLTDAPRWPDLRLEAESLSWPELTAAGLKRCVGDDGRLKDESSPELWSVRQEIRQIHQQCTKRVKDFVTDQGIGHYLQDDFMTISSDRYVLPLKSNFKGKVAGIIHDYSQTGETCYIEPMFLVEVNNKLQDLKQEEREAENRILAQLTALVRQELDRLRPLFQWLTDMDLLLAAVHLAHRMEARPVEVVPDGELDLRQARHPLLLLAGHAAKPVDIQLKGDQRVLIISGGNAGGKTVALKTAGLLALMAFSGLAVTADEGGTLPLWKDIHVFMGDEQSLEGQLSTFSAQISHVAAVWERIDARSLVLLDEFGAGTDPSQGAALAQAVVDGLLDRGAWAAVATHFPSLKAYSLTRDGVRSASVLFDPKTNKPLYTLAYDQVGASQAMEVAREYGLPASILAKAEQYLLLDGADTTRLIERLNALAVERERELAELTELRTDLRQRKAKLRAEFDRDKTALLQEIKKQSQDVLAKLREEKISRRQALRELAETRKQLETNSRADMSKNQSSATWEDYQVGDMVAYPAWNKTGTVQEKDERKQNLKVELGGVSLWLSHRDVAPKLGEGNPQGTSSPGQSPGPGPGSGGATVRSTQAAPAPLRLDLRGQRADEALSELASYLDRALLRGSEQVEVIHGRGTGALRREVHQFLKSHPVVAAYAVANEDQGGDGVTLVTLR